A region of the Struthio camelus isolate bStrCam1 chromosome 4, bStrCam1.hap1, whole genome shotgun sequence genome:
GTGCCCGCCCCGTCccacccgcccgccgccctcggctGGCCCCGGCGCCGTGGCAGAGCCGGCCGCTGCCCCGCACGGCCCGCGGCTCGCCCgggcccgcgctgccccccggcccccgctcacCTCATGTTTTGCCTGTACTCCGTGCCGTCCACCCAGCGCCAGGTGCCTTCGGTGCCCAGGTCCGTCAGGCCGATCCAGTAAAACGTTTTCCCTGCCTCCCTGGCGAGGTATTCCTAGAAGACACGACGGAGAGCGGGAGCGCTGCGGGCAGAGGGATTTGCAGGTGCAGCCGGCGGCGCTGGGCCGGGTGGTTTGCGGGGCTGGAGGGTGGCGCTGAGCAGCAGGGCCGGGGAGGGCTCCCACGGGGACCCGAGGCGGCAGGGCAGCCCCAAGCAGGGCCTGGGCACCAGTCCAGGCCCCCCAAACTGCTTTCCTGAGGATGCTGATAACACTTGAGCAGAAGCGAGACAAGCCTGAGCCCTGCAGCCCCGTTTCCCCACCTCCAAACGGGGATCCGGGGTCTCTTCCAGCCACAGCTGGGCACAGCCAGGGCGGCCGAATGGCTGCAGGTGCCAGTCGGGGCTTTGGGGGTCACACCCCCGAGAGCCGATCCTCAGCCCCAACGGGGCCACGACCCGGGGTAGCAGCAGGGCCTCTGCCCCACGCCCCCACCTGCTCTTCCAAACTGGTGACGGAGGTCAGGTGAGATTGCTTTGACACACAGAAATCCTCTGCGTCTTGCCAGGACTTGCGGTCGCTGGAAAAATAGTAGATCTTCCCGTCGTGGTACCTCCAGCCGATGGAAAGACGCTGCACCAATCGCCCTGGGAAGAGCAGGCTCTGGTCGGAAGCGCGGGCTCATCCTGCAGCGCGGCAGGCAAGGGCCTCGGGGcctcgctgccgccggcgggtgcagggtgcagggtcccCGCACGGTCCCTTCCCGACCCCTCCTCTCCCGTCTCCTCCCGCCCCATCCCCTCCAGGCCCGACCTGCCTCGTCCCgacccccctgctcccctcccatcTCCTCCCGCTCCCGTCCCATCCTGACCCCCTCGCTCCCCTCCCATCTCTTCCCATCTCATCCCACCCGTTTCGgctcgacccccccccccgctcccctcccggcccggcccctctcGTCCCCTCCCGCCTCGCTCCGGGCCAGTGCCGACCTCCTCGCTTTGCtcccgtcccctcccgtcccaTCCCGACCCGACCCCTCCGGTCCcgacccccctccctcccctcccgcccccccgtcccctcccctccAGTCCCCTCCCGTCTCCTCCCGAcccccccgctgccctcccctcccgccccccccgtcccctcccctcccatcccgaccccccgctcccctcccgcccgtcccgtcccgtcccgtcccgtcccgtcccctcccgcccgcccgccccgtcccgccccgtcccggtCGAgggccccgggcccgggcccccgGGGGCCGCCGCTGGGCGCCGGCGCCGTGGCGGctgccgggacgggacgggaggggacgggaggggacgggactgggcgggaggggagccgggggacgggacgggaggggacgggaggggacgggactgggcgggaggggagcggggggacgggacgggcccggccgcccgcccttACCCAGCCGGTCCGCGCAGCTCGGCgctccgcccggcgcggcgccgccgccccgcggccctggGCGCAGAGCGGGCCGGGCTCAGGccgcgcagcagccgccgccccccgccgcccccgcccccgcccccgccgcccgccgcccgccgccccccgccgcccccggcccggcccggcccggccgcactcACCGTGCGAGGCGGCGTCGAGGGCGCAGCCGGGCAGCGCCGAGgctccggcggccgcggcccgcgccgcccgcagctCCCGCTCGGCCCGCGCGTCTGGGGGCGGCAGAGGCGGCGGCTCGGagcggcgcccggctcggcccgggctcctgcccgcggcccggcccccagcggccggccgggcgccccgacgGGCCGCACTTACAGAGGGCGCCGACGGCCGCCAGCGAGGCGCCCAGAGCCAGCACGGTGGCCAGGGCCAGCGCGGTGCCCAGCGCCCGGCGCcacgccgccgccgagccgggagCCGCCGCTGCGGAGAGAAGCGCCACGCGCCCTgagcggggccgcgccgtcgAGCGCCCGGCAGTGCCGTCGAGCGCCCGGCAGTGCCGTCGAGCGCCCGGCCGCGGCATCGAGCGCCCAGCAGTGCCATCGAGCGCCCGGCAGTGCCGTCGAGCACCCGGCAGTGCCATCGAGCGCCCGGCCACGGCATCGAGCGCCCGGCAGTGCCGTCGAGCGCCCGGCCACGCCGTCGAGCGCCCGGCAGTGCCGTCGAGCGCCCGGCCGTGGCATCGAGCGCCCGGCCGTGGCATCGAGCGCCCGGCAGCACCGTCGAGCGCCCGGCCGCACCATCGAGTGCCCGGCAGTGCCATCGAGCACCCGGCAGTGCCATCGAGCGCCGGGCAGTGCCATCGAGCACCCGGCAGCACCGTCGAGCGCCGGGCAGTGCCATCGAGCTCCCAGCCATGGCATCGAGCGCCCGGCCGTGCCGTCGAGCGCCCGGCAGCGCCATCAAGCACCTGGCTGTACCGTCGAGTGCCCGGCAGTGCCATCAAGTGCCCAGCCGTGGCATCGAGCGCCTGGCCACACCGTTGAGTGCCCGGCAGTGCTGTCGAGCGCCCGGCAGCACCGTCGAGTGCCCAGCCATGCCATCGAGCGCCCGGCAGCGCCGTCGATTCAGGACAGGGAAggccgagccccgctgccggcactcGCCcacccaacccggccccggcggagggacCCACCATCAGCAGGGCTTACCTACAGAGAAACTACGAGGGTATTTAATCTTCAGGCTCTCGTAAAGGTCTTGCCCCTCCGCTGCCATCCCTAGACGTGGAGCTGAGCCTCACAAGCTGCTTCCGTCATGGACCTTTCTGCATGTGGTGAGGGAGAACGCCTGAAATATCTCAAAAGGGAACTTGGCAGCTGGGGCTTTTGCTGGCTCATGAGTGGCAGCTCATGCCCTCAGTGACACTGATGCACTCACCCATATttcccctctccgcaccccggAGGAGCTATTTCAGGAGCAAACCCCCCTgcctggctctgggctgcagcctgTTCTACTGCCCGATGTGCTTGGCCGCTCCCCGGGTCtccccccagctgcagccccttgtCCTCCAGACAAGAAGAGCTCCTCGGTCTCCTCAGGATCATTTCCCTCACAGTCGGTTGTGCAACGTGAGATGTGCAAGGGCCAAACCACAGCCACTGGGTGCTGCTGGCACTGGGTGGTGGGGAGCCCCGTGCCACAGCTGTGGGACACAGCCATAGGGTGCAGGAAATGATTGCAACAAAACTCAAAGTGAAGCCTTGGGCAGGAAAAAATTGCTGCAAACATGAACCTTTCTGCTTGCACATGCTCCCACATCCTCACAAGCACCACAGCCTCTGCACATCCTGCCACTGGTGTGAAACAAAGGGCACGGGGTTGGCTGCCTAGTCCGCACTGCCTCTCCACTTCTGCCTGACTGCCAAtggaaaaatgagttttaaaCAGACCTTTCATACCCCTCAGGAGCCAGCAGCTTCTCTGGGGGATCCTTTGTCACCTCTTGTCTTCTTCAGCAGCCATAAACCTGAAGCCAAGCTGTTGCTGTTGCCCGTATTTCCTAATTCAGGGTATCTTTCTCCATCCCACCAGGTTCCCAGTTGGGAGCGCAAGGAAGATAATGGCCGGACGACGTCTTTGGCCCTGTTTTGGCCTGGCTGGTTTCAAAGCACAGGTCTGCTGACAAGCTGTCAGGGCTCTGCCAGAGCAGAGCCCCTGGGGCTGGGTGCAAAGGCGCCCTTGTCACTGGTGCAAGCAGGAGCCCCAACATCATCTTAGCAGCATCCACATCCCCGATGTGAGCAGGATCCACACACCTGGTGTGAGCAGGAGGAACCCTGTCCCCAGTGTGAGCAGGATCCCCGTCCCCAGGGTGAGCAGGATCCCTGTCCCCAGGGTGAGCAGGATCCCCATCTCCAGGATAAGCAGGATCCCCatccctgctgtgagcaggatcCCCATCTCCAGGATGAGCAGGATCCCCgtccctgctgtgagcaggatcCCCATCTCCAGGATGAGCAGGATCCCCGTCCCTGCTGTGAGCTGCTTGGCTGCTGTTAGCCCACAGCCCCTTCCCGTAACTCTCCCACCACGTACTTCCTCCGGCTACTTTTTCAGGCGCCTGTTTCTGGTCATGCTGCCACATGCAGGCCCGTCTTCATGTTCCTGCTGCAAATATCTGcaaaggaagagaggggaggggaggaacgTGCAGGGCAGGATTGCTCGGGCCCTGGCTGTGGGGCACGTGCGATGGCTGACCAAGCGCTGTCAGACGGGTCCTGCCACCACACagcccctgccctgtccctgtcAGGACACGAGGGTCTATTGTCCTCGTTCGGCACACGGGGATCCtactgcccggggccggggctgggggccggtgCCCGCTGCGGGGGAGCAGTGCTGGCCTGGCGAGGGCTTCGGGGCAGCGCAGGCAGGGCAGGACTTTCTCACAGCCCCACCTTCGGGAAGGGCTGCAGGCGACATGGGTCCAGCGAGTCGGTACGCCTGGGCAAAGGTGGGTGCACCCTTCAGGGAACCCCGCTGGGGCAACGTGCTCGCTCGCCTCCCTGCGCCTTTGCAATGGCTTTTCCCCTTGCTTGCTGGGGCACACGCCCGCAGCAAGCGGTGGTTTGCAAACCCTGAACGTCTCTCCTTGGGTTTGTTGGATGCATAAGGCCTGGGCATTGCAGCCCATGGGAGGGAACAGGCTCCCCTGTGCCAAATCCTGCCCTTCCCAGGCTCTGCTCAGCCCTTGTCAGGGCTTCCTCGGCCGCGCTCCCCCCTTGCTGCGGGAACCCGTTTGCAAGCTGTGAGGCAGAAGTGCCGGAGCCCCCGGATTTAGCTGCAGAGCAGGACAGAGCTCCTCAGGCCCCCGGTCACCGGCACTTGAGCACGCTAAAAAAGTAaagacaggagggaaaaaagcaccTGCCTCCCCCCGATGACTCCCTGCAAAGGACTGAAGCTCAGCGCACGTCGAGCCCTGCCAGAGcgccggctcggcgcggctctgCAGGCGGACGGGGGCTGGCCGGGGTGCTTGTCCCCCACGTCCTCGGAGGGGTTGTGGCGCCGAGCGGAGCCCCGCgcgctgctccctcctcggagcgCTTGCGCACGGTGCTTGCGCTCAGTTCACCGTGCCACGGAAACGATCGGGGCCGAAACCGGATCGCTTGGCAccgctggggaaactgaggcacgggcgcTGCCGTTGCATCCTTGCGCCGAGCGGCCCCATTGCGCTGTTGCGAGCGGCAGCTGGCAATTCGGAGCATGGATTTGGGGGGCTTTCTCTAGTGGGAGAAAAAATCAGAAGCTCACCATGAGTGTATTTTATAGCAAAATCGCTTTTTGCTCGAAATGATTAATTTTACCGCAGCATTAGCAACTGGAAAGAAACCCTCTTGTCTAAGATTGAGTCCAGTTTCATTTTTGTTCCAAAATATATCTCAGatcaaatttttttgttttcatcctcAGGCTTGAAAATCTGTATAGGAACCTTAGAAAAGGCCAACTGGACAAATTGCTCTGCATTTCACAGCAGCGAGCACATGTGTCTAGTTGAGAACACGTGTGCCCAGCTGGGAACACACATGTCTGGCTGGGAACACGTGTGTCTGGCTGGGAACACACATGTCTGGCTGGGAACACGTGTCTGGCTGGGAACACATGTCTGGCTGGGAACATGTGTGTCTGGCTGGGAGCACACATGTCTGGCTGGGAGCACACATGTCTGGCTGGGAACACGTGTGTCTGGCTGGGAGCACACATGTCTGGCTGGAAACACACATGTCTGGCTGGAAATGTGTGTCTGGCTGGGAATGTGCAAGTCTGGCTGGGAGCACATGTGTCCAGCTGGGAGCACACATGTCCAGCTGGAAATGTGTGTATCTGGCTGGGAGCACATGTGTTTTGTTGGGAACATGTGTGTCTGGCAGGGAACATATGTGTCCAGCTGGGAACACATATGTCCAGCTGGaaacatgtgtgtgtgtctgcccaGGAGCACATGTGTCCGGCTGGGAACACGCATGTCTGGCTGGGAACACGCGTGTCCGGCTGGGAACATGCGTGTCCGGCTGGGAACACGCGTGTCCGGCTGGCGTTCCAAGGGGAAGGGACA
Encoded here:
- the LOC138067268 gene encoding C-type lectin domain family 4 member F-like isoform X1, yielding MAAEGQDLYESLKIKYPRSFSVAAAPGSAAAWRRALGTALALATVLALGASLAAVGALYARAERELRAARAAAAGASALPGCALDAASHGRLVQRLSIGWRYHDGKIYYFSSDRKSWQDAEDFCVSKQSHLTSVTSLEEQEYLAREAGKTFYWIGLTDLGTEGTWRWVDGTEYRQNMSFWAPQQPDNWDYGPLGREECAQIHPVGNGLWNDHNCNFTFAWICEKRLDVAGL
- the LOC138067268 gene encoding C-type lectin domain family 4 member F-like isoform X2: MAAEGQDLYESLKIKYPRSFSVDARAERELRAARAAAAGASALPGCALDAASHGRLVQRLSIGWRYHDGKIYYFSSDRKSWQDAEDFCVSKQSHLTSVTSLEEQEYLAREAGKTFYWIGLTDLGTEGTWRWVDGTEYRQNMSFWAPQQPDNWDYGPLGREECAQIHPVGNGLWNDHNCNFTFAWICEKRLDVAGL
- the LOC138067268 gene encoding C-type lectin domain family 4 member F-like isoform X3 — translated: MAAEGQDLYESLKIKYPRSFSVAAAPGSAAAWRRALGTALALATVLALGASLAAVGALYARAERELRAARAAAAGASALPGCALDAASHGRLVQRLSIGWRYHDGKIYYFSSDRKSWQDAEDFCVSKQSHLTSVTSLEEQEYLAREAGKTFYWIGLTDLGTEGTWRWVDGTEYRQNMRQRRVRSDTPGGKRPLE